In a single window of the Delftia tsuruhatensis genome:
- a CDS encoding hydantoinase B/oxoprolinase family protein, producing the protein MNAITEPKTVDPVTVEIIRNGLYAVTEEMKTNLTRTAYNLIIYEALDFTVGLFTKEGDTVSIGLGLPMFIRGMSETVKAKIRHFGYDNILPGDILVTNDAYTTGSHLNHFTFTMPVFHEGRLEGFTCCMAHWLDVGGTLGNVTTDIFSEGIQIPIMKYQRQGAVNQDLIDIIAMNVRLAERALGDLRAQITAITTGERRYVELLQRYGAGAVNGAIAQIMDASEAVARKNTLSIPDGVYEAESFMDDDGLEIGKRIPIRVKVTVQGEEMTVDLSDVSKQVRGFYNSGFTTGIACAQVAYKCLTTPTDYPVNDGSFRPLKVIMPMGTVISAERPYPMRVWMTFPMTVIDTIFKALAPAIPDRSIAGHHADLVFPNIHGISPEDGRLFIVGIGPLGGGWGAKSREDGVSVTVCINDGDTHNSPTEQLEAKYPVLVEKYEIRQDSAGAGEFRGGLGAEMVVQALSPFTVTTRIDRVHCKPWGLEGGGDAMGNGLAVRHKGEWKTDHANAKIFNVRLERGDAYRMLSGGGGGFGDPLARDLDKVAEDVREGYVSARVAREVYRVALDARGQVDHAGTQALRSGAAASGAASCAVAWDGQ; encoded by the coding sequence ATGAATGCCATCACCGAACCGAAGACCGTCGACCCGGTCACCGTGGAGATCATCCGCAACGGCCTGTACGCCGTCACCGAGGAGATGAAGACCAACCTGACGCGCACGGCCTACAACCTCATCATCTACGAGGCGCTGGACTTCACGGTCGGCCTGTTCACCAAGGAGGGCGACACGGTCTCCATCGGCCTGGGCCTGCCCATGTTCATCCGGGGCATGTCCGAGACCGTCAAGGCCAAGATCCGCCATTTCGGCTACGACAACATCCTGCCCGGCGACATCCTGGTCACCAACGACGCCTACACCACGGGCAGCCACCTGAACCACTTCACCTTCACCATGCCGGTGTTCCACGAAGGCCGGCTCGAAGGCTTCACCTGCTGCATGGCCCACTGGCTGGACGTGGGCGGCACGCTGGGCAACGTGACGACGGACATCTTCAGCGAGGGGATACAGATCCCCATCATGAAGTACCAGCGCCAGGGCGCGGTCAACCAGGACCTGATCGACATCATCGCCATGAACGTGCGCCTGGCCGAGCGCGCCCTGGGCGACCTGCGCGCGCAGATCACGGCCATCACCACGGGCGAGCGCCGCTATGTGGAGCTGCTGCAGCGCTACGGCGCGGGCGCCGTCAACGGTGCCATCGCCCAGATCATGGACGCCAGCGAGGCGGTGGCGCGCAAGAACACGCTGTCCATTCCCGATGGCGTGTACGAGGCCGAGTCCTTCATGGACGACGACGGCCTGGAGATCGGCAAGCGCATTCCCATCCGCGTCAAGGTCACGGTGCAGGGCGAGGAGATGACGGTGGACCTGTCGGACGTGTCGAAACAGGTGCGCGGCTTCTACAACAGCGGCTTCACCACCGGCATCGCCTGCGCCCAGGTCGCCTACAAATGCCTCACGACGCCGACCGACTACCCGGTCAACGACGGCAGTTTCCGGCCGCTGAAGGTCATCATGCCCATGGGCACGGTGATCAGCGCCGAGCGGCCCTATCCCATGCGGGTGTGGATGACCTTCCCCATGACGGTCATCGACACCATCTTCAAGGCCCTGGCGCCGGCCATTCCCGACCGCTCCATCGCGGGCCACCATGCCGACCTGGTGTTCCCCAACATCCACGGCATCTCGCCCGAGGACGGGCGGCTGTTCATCGTCGGCATCGGCCCGCTGGGCGGCGGCTGGGGCGCCAAGAGCCGCGAGGACGGTGTTTCCGTCACCGTCTGCATCAACGACGGCGACACCCACAACAGCCCCACCGAGCAGCTGGAGGCCAAGTACCCCGTGCTGGTGGAGAAGTACGAGATCCGCCAGGACTCGGCCGGCGCGGGCGAGTTCCGCGGCGGCCTGGGCGCGGAGATGGTGGTGCAGGCGCTGTCGCCCTTCACCGTCACCACGCGCATCGACCGCGTGCACTGCAAGCCCTGGGGGCTGGAAGGCGGCGGCGACGCCATGGGCAATGGCCTGGCCGTGCGCCACAAGGGCGAGTGGAAGACCGACCATGCCAACGCCAAGATCTTCAACGTGCGGCTGGAGCGCGGCGATGCCTACAGGATGCTCTCCGGCGGCGGGGGCGGCTTCGGCGACCCGCTGGCGCGCGACCTGGACAAGGTGGCCGAGGACGTGCGCGAAGGCTATGTGAGCGCCCGGGTGGCGCGCGAGGTCTACCGCGTGGCCCTGGACGCCCGGGGCCAGGTGGACCACGCAGGCACGCAGGCGCTGCGCAGCGGCGCCGCTGCATCCGGTGCGGCGTCCTGCGCCGTGGCCTGGGACGGGCAGTGA
- a CDS encoding CobW family GTP-binding protein produces MSGHFSALLALPDDARPRIPVTVLTGFLGSGKTSLLNRLLALPDLEGTAIIVNEFGATGIDQALVSFASEDTVLLANGCLCCSVRGDLVGALQRLAQRAEGAPRRVLIETSGLADPGPILRSFLGEPTVRARYALAGVACTVDALLGEATLRGYPEAQRQLAVADLVLLTKTDLLAGAPPPADLLDAIRSLNGQAPLAREPVGHVQRLQQLMCTEPQALEAGAQAPAYRPALPGQEAGESGGQGVHRGGISSFVLEREQPLPTAAFGEWMDMVMALRGDDLLRVKGIVHLLESPQQPLAIHGAQHLFAPPQRLPAWPGEDRRTRIVFITRGLDAQALDETLSVLVRRHGRRAMPAGAAPSISQKTGDRP; encoded by the coding sequence ATGAGCGGCCATTTCTCGGCCCTGCTGGCCCTGCCGGACGATGCGCGGCCGCGCATCCCGGTGACCGTGCTCACGGGCTTTCTGGGCAGCGGCAAGACCAGCTTGCTCAACCGGCTGCTGGCCCTGCCCGACCTGGAGGGCACGGCCATCATCGTCAACGAGTTCGGCGCCACCGGCATCGACCAGGCGCTGGTCAGCTTCGCCAGCGAGGACACCGTGCTGCTGGCCAACGGCTGCCTATGCTGCAGCGTGCGCGGCGACCTGGTGGGTGCGCTGCAGCGGCTGGCGCAGCGTGCCGAGGGCGCGCCACGCCGCGTGCTCATCGAGACCAGCGGGCTGGCGGACCCCGGCCCCATCCTGCGTTCCTTCCTGGGCGAGCCCACGGTGCGCGCGCGCTACGCGCTGGCCGGCGTGGCCTGCACGGTCGATGCCCTGCTGGGCGAGGCCACGCTGCGCGGCTACCCCGAGGCGCAGCGGCAGCTGGCGGTCGCGGACCTGGTGCTGCTGACCAAGACCGACCTGCTGGCCGGCGCGCCGCCGCCTGCGGACCTGCTGGACGCCATCCGGTCGCTCAACGGCCAGGCCCCGCTGGCCCGGGAGCCGGTCGGCCATGTGCAGCGGCTGCAGCAGCTGATGTGCACCGAGCCCCAGGCCCTGGAGGCGGGGGCGCAGGCGCCGGCCTACCGGCCCGCGCTGCCAGGGCAGGAGGCCGGCGAAAGCGGGGGCCAGGGTGTGCACCGGGGCGGCATCTCGTCCTTCGTGCTGGAGCGCGAGCAGCCCCTGCCCACGGCGGCCTTCGGCGAGTGGATGGACATGGTCATGGCGCTGCGCGGGGACGACCTGCTGCGCGTCAAGGGCATCGTCCACCTGCTGGAAAGCCCGCAGCAGCCGCTGGCCATCCACGGTGCCCAGCACCTGTTCGCGCCGCCGCAGCGGCTGCCGGCCTGGCCCGGCGAGGACCGGCGCACGCGCATCGTCTTCATCACGCGGGGCCTGGATGCCCAGGCCCTGGACGAGACGCTCAGCGTGCTGGTGCGCCGCCATGGCCGCCGCGCCATGCCTGCCGGCGCGGCCCCATCGATTTCACAAAAAACAGGAGACAGACCATGA
- a CDS encoding Bug family tripartite tricarboxylate transporter substrate binding protein produces the protein MACAMSASLPAWASPAAASPARFPEAGRTIRVIVPFVAGGGVDSAARLFSEQLRKQLGATVIVENRVGGSGVVGGRAVQGAPADGYTLLFSAATHVLAKQVLAHPPYDPQTDFAPVARVGEAPLMLVISPQHPYGKLGEVLAAGAKNTWTAAIPAVGAPSHLATLMLAQQGRMQLEYVPYKGTQPALVDVGGGHVDLLLDSMISVLPLAKAGKVKPIAITSGKRSPLAPEVPTLQESGLPRFAYVSWYGLWAPRDTPADRIRRLNEAANAAVAELAKSGAFASLGIDPVTETPEQFKRFIAADVAQSAELLRSAGFKPE, from the coding sequence ATGGCATGCGCCATGTCCGCGTCCCTGCCGGCCTGGGCTTCCCCGGCGGCCGCCAGCCCCGCGCGCTTTCCCGAGGCGGGCCGTACCATCCGCGTCATCGTGCCCTTCGTGGCCGGCGGCGGCGTGGACAGCGCGGCCCGGCTGTTCTCGGAGCAGTTGCGCAAGCAGCTGGGCGCCACGGTGATCGTCGAGAACCGTGTCGGCGGCAGCGGCGTCGTCGGCGGCCGCGCGGTGCAGGGCGCGCCCGCCGACGGCTACACCCTGCTGTTCTCGGCCGCCACGCATGTGCTGGCCAAGCAGGTGCTGGCCCATCCGCCCTACGACCCGCAGACCGATTTCGCACCGGTCGCCCGCGTGGGCGAGGCGCCGCTGATGCTGGTGATCTCGCCCCAGCATCCCTACGGCAAGCTGGGCGAGGTGCTGGCCGCGGGCGCCAAGAACACCTGGACGGCGGCCATCCCCGCCGTGGGCGCGCCCAGCCACCTGGCCACGCTGATGCTGGCGCAGCAGGGCCGCATGCAGCTCGAATACGTGCCCTACAAGGGCACGCAGCCAGCCCTGGTCGACGTGGGCGGGGGCCATGTGGATCTGCTGCTGGACTCCATGATCTCGGTGCTGCCCCTGGCCAAGGCGGGAAAGGTCAAGCCCATCGCCATCACCTCCGGCAAGCGCAGTCCGCTGGCGCCCGAGGTGCCCACGCTGCAGGAAAGCGGGCTGCCCCGGTTTGCCTACGTCTCCTGGTACGGCCTGTGGGCGCCGCGCGACACGCCGGCCGACCGCATACGCCGGCTCAACGAAGCGGCCAACGCCGCCGTCGCGGAGCTGGCGAAGTCGGGCGCCTTCGCCAGTCTCGGCATCGATCCGGTCACCGAAACCCCGGAGCAGTTCAAGCGCTTCATCGCGGCCGACGTGGCGCAGAGCGCCGAGCTGCTCAGGAGCGCGGGCTTCAAGCCCGAATAG
- a CDS encoding porin, protein MNALMRHMVAGFLGLAALQAGAQSSVTLSGTVDLSVRQVHNQGLGSTTSLASGANSTSKLVLRGQEDLGAGLSAGFYLDGTLLADTGAMGAMGASGPFWDRRSTVSLASRQWGELRLGRDWVPTHLVWSGFDPFATLGIAGANSFRSFTASRALGQAFGTAPESQSANPTLRVSNAVEYFLPSGLGGFQGSLIATAGEKGTTAAGFTRATGFRLGWTGAGWNLAAAQLTTRNTASGTHFKDQSYGVSYDFGWLKASLAQRRWIHGADRTVNTLVGASIPAGPGVVKLSYVKADQTGATAAQSANDADLLGLGYVYSLSRRTALYVHAARISNRGGAAFAVAGGPPVSGSPAAANYFGGRTSTGLEVGLRQDF, encoded by the coding sequence ATGAATGCATTGATGCGCCACATGGTGGCCGGCTTCCTGGGGCTCGCGGCCCTGCAGGCGGGAGCGCAGTCCTCGGTCACGCTGTCCGGCACGGTCGATCTGAGCGTGCGCCAGGTGCACAACCAGGGCCTGGGCTCGACCACGTCCCTGGCCAGCGGGGCCAACTCCACGAGCAAGCTGGTGCTGCGCGGCCAGGAAGACCTGGGCGCGGGGCTGAGCGCCGGCTTCTACCTGGATGGCACCCTCCTCGCCGACACGGGCGCCATGGGCGCCATGGGCGCCAGCGGCCCGTTCTGGGACCGCCGCTCCACCGTCAGCCTGGCGTCGCGGCAATGGGGCGAGCTGCGACTGGGCCGAGACTGGGTGCCCACCCACCTGGTCTGGAGCGGCTTCGATCCCTTCGCCACCCTGGGCATCGCGGGCGCCAACAGCTTCCGCTCCTTCACCGCATCGCGGGCGCTGGGACAGGCCTTCGGCACGGCGCCGGAATCCCAGTCGGCCAATCCCACGCTGCGCGTCAGCAACGCGGTGGAGTACTTCCTGCCCTCGGGACTGGGCGGGTTCCAGGGCAGCCTGATCGCCACGGCCGGCGAAAAGGGCACGACGGCGGCTGGCTTCACGCGCGCCACGGGCTTTCGGCTGGGCTGGACGGGCGCGGGCTGGAACCTGGCGGCCGCGCAGCTGACCACGCGCAACACCGCCAGCGGCACGCATTTCAAGGACCAGAGCTACGGCGTCTCCTACGACTTCGGCTGGCTCAAGGCCAGCCTGGCGCAGCGCCGCTGGATCCATGGCGCCGACCGCACGGTCAACACCCTGGTGGGCGCCAGCATCCCCGCCGGCCCCGGCGTGGTCAAGCTCAGCTACGTGAAGGCCGACCAGACCGGCGCCACGGCCGCGCAAAGCGCCAATGACGCGGACCTGCTGGGCCTGGGCTACGTCTATTCCCTGTCGCGGCGCACGGCGCTGTACGTGCATGCGGCGCGCATCTCCAACCGGGGCGGGGCGGCCTTCGCGGTGGCCGGCGGCCCCCCGGTCAGCGGCAGCCCCGCTGCGGCCAACTACTTTGGCGGGCGGACTTCGACAGGCTTGGAGGTCGGGCTGCGGCAGGACTTTTGA